GATTTTTAAGGTACATGaattatgaatatgaatatgaaattCCTCCATTGTACATTGAATTCATTAATGGACGAATAGATAtcatttctcctttctttaaccatttctttttattcaaatcacatttattgaatatgatatttttattaattttgaatattttaaaattttcaatatcacAAGGGGCAAAGGactattgaaattttgaacgATTTTTGTGCCACGAAAGTCTATAACTTTATCTACAATACTACAATTTTgcatattaaaattgattcccttttctctctctatttaaaaacacattgGGACATTCATAGATATTAGGTCCTAAGATTGTCGTCCTAACATAACATATCATTAGAAATGGAATACTCGACAAAATTTGGTAGTACTATTTATTCTTCATGTTTTTCCATCTAATACTCATCAAAATGCTTATGGATAtcaatctttaaaataataaggAGTATGtatctaattattaaaaaggaaaagtctCCCACCCATATatttaaagagaaagaaagatcCAAAATGCACAAAATTACCACTAGAAAATGAGGTGAAAAAAGAGGGGGAGAGGGTGTGGCAGAAGATTGGcctattattatttgtttcatGTGGTGGGTTGTTCATGAAATGGTGGGTTCCCATTTATCAACACTCAAATTACACACACAATCCAtctgttattttgtttttgtgtatATTACAATAAACttggttttgaatatttgaatataaaacaccaaaattgggATGAGGAGTAGAGagtgaatttaaatatttattaattgatgagtttgattttagtttgtttaaatataaaaataccacttcaacattttgttcgttgttttcaaaatattcatttcGATCTTCtttgttacttttaaatttaattcattttgatattttttttaatacaaagaACTACAAAAATTCATGCGATGAAAAAGTCAAacctattattttttttcgttgAGAAGTCATGTCAATCATCGTTAAACtaagttctttattttttaaaagtgaaagTTGGTGTTATTTACTGTTGAACCAAAcacttttttactttcatttttgttttttcacttATGAAAGTGAttgttttaattcaattatgaGAAGAGTGAAACAGACGAAAGTAATCACTTTTTCAAAGTACGAgtatgaaagtaaaaaaaaagtagaaagatcaaagtaaactaaaagaatggaagtagtatttaaatcttatatttataaaaaaaaaagtagagagaaaggagaaaaaaagagtaaagagTAGGTGTCTTGAATGGAAGGAGgagtgaagaaagaaaagaagagcaGTGGgaggaaaaattcaaattcaaattcaagcaatTTGAGTAAAATAGAAATAGGTGAAGAGTATCcaaattcttcatcttcatctttcgGCCAAAAATGTAGCAATTTGGTTAAGAAACAGCGCACTAAATTCTACATTCTCCGCCGCTGTGTTGCTTTGCTTCTCTGCTCCCATGACCGTCCCGACCGCCCTTGATCGATTTCCTCACCCGCCGCCGCAACCCCCGCCCCCGGTctgctttttttcttcatttttgttcataaaaaccaattaaactctcttccccttttcttcttttttaattaataacaattctctctctctttctcttatgATCAATAATGTAACTAATGAATAAATGGGtttcttttccctctttaTTCTTCACTGTTTCTTTCCTTCAACTCTACACTAAACCGCAGAGGGgaatttttctcttctcttctcttctggAATCGAAGGACTCCGAGgtttgaattctttttatcttttgatttAAAGTAAATACTCAAACCACTTGAAGGATATTCAtattcacaaataaaaaatattcgGTTAGTTAAGAACGACCATAACATTCTCTTTGGTTTAAAGCACTTTAcggaagaaataaaaattttgaccTAAAATGTTACTTACGTCCATAGAATTGCTTAATTAGAGGTCGtgagtttatattttttgaacgTGCAACTTCTTTTTTGTCACGTCATacaattgtaaatttaaatgatgtgaatcttcaaattctttttttgtcatatCATCCAACATGCATGATTTACACGTGAAAAACTGTATTCATGATATCTTAAAAAGATTGAACCCATTGAATTTCAAGATCTATAGgtgattttattattacaattcaaatccaacttcatttttaatacaatatcTTCGAAACCATGatagaaaaaattacaatttttcacTCAGTCACTGGTCTAAAGTTCGTAAAAAAGTACCATCATCTCGctagaaaataatttagaatttgattaacGAAAAAGAAGTGGATAGAAGTACAACTTTctatttaaatcaaaacaaCCAAAGAGAATATACAGTTATAGCCTAACTTCAGTTTGCCacttcaataacaataacaataacaataataatgtataTGTGAATTGAATTATATAGTATGATTATATAGTCCTCTAATGAAAGATTAAAGCCACGAATGAGTTGATTAAAGATTAGAAGAAAGTTGTAAAAATGGGAAATGATTTGTCAATTCAGACAATCTAATCAGTAGGGGCCTTTTGCTAAGGAAACATGAGACAAGAAGAAGCACCCATTGttgtattattttctttgctctcctaatttaatataaaaacattGTCTTGTCAAAAACcccattctttttctttctctttttttgctttttctttttctttttcttcaattgtaTAATAACTTTGATTCACTTTTGTATCCTCCACTTCATGTATAGCATTGTCTTGTCCATCTCCCTTCTCCTCGAACATCTTTTAAGCTAAACTTTGATGCGACAATACTAAACGATCATCGTATCAAAATTATTCCTATTGTTTGTGACGTTATGTTTGTTATGATGGTTGTCGATGATCTAATTCTTAacttgttttgaaataattgattcccttttcatttgaaatttaagcCTTTGTTGAATCTAGTTTTgatcttttatttcttaactTCTTTTGTTGTATGTCtctcatacatacatacatatatattttgattaaacATGAAGATGAAATTTCGAGCTCTGTCAATCGATTGTTGATAGCACATATTTTAGCTAGCTAAATTATGCTACTTCAACGGAACTATTTTAAGTTAGAAATTGGTAGCATTTTTTTATAGTCaaagtaaatattaatttaactaaaattaaaaattccaATACATCCACgagaagaaattattttataagagATCTCATCTCCCTagcattttaaatttatttactttggtttttatttttaaaaaatatttttgtattattgtcATTGTAGAAAAAGAGAAGCTTGAAAAGTACATGCATAAAAAATTCTGATAATAGAGTTCATgtcactatattttctaaattgcaaaaataacgaatttaaaagttgaataatAGTCCTATGATAACCCTTTGATTGATGTCTAATAGCCATTTATGATACCACTAATTACTTACATATTTGacatattcgcaatatgaaaaaaagaaaagtataaaaagGATTATGGATCGAAAtaggaaaaattgaaaagatttaACCTAACACACAAATAAGTAAGTGTCAGGTCGATATGAGTTTAGATATCCTAAATGTAAGTAATTATATAACGGGACTTAATTTCTTGTGTGTGCTTACCTTAATTCCCATTGTAAAATGATAATGATTTTGCTGTAAATgaataacaataatgaaaaaaaaaaaaaaccaaaatattaaaatatcaaaacgtgtcaaagtttgaaaagtttcattttaattattaaatcatttatacccaatacaaatacaaagacATATGATGTGGTAAAGCCATACATTATTCTCATTTCGATTTTACAATAGTAAATttataacaagaaaaaagagaacatgTAAATAATGATGATCAAAtgatcaaaattcaaaattcaaattaaggCAAACGTTCTCGTATATATGTGATATGATTTTCTTAATCCTaacaaattagataaaaaatctaatttagTGTTCTTATCTTACCTTATCTCTT
This DNA window, taken from Cucumis sativus cultivar 9930 chromosome 6, Cucumber_9930_V3, whole genome shotgun sequence, encodes the following:
- the LOC105435882 gene encoding uncharacterized protein LOC105435882, with the translated sequence MEGGVKKEKKSSGRKNSNSNSSNLSKIEIGEEYPNSSSSSFGQKCSNLVKKQRTKFYILRRCVALLLCSHDRPDRP